A window of Pan paniscus chromosome 10, NHGRI_mPanPan1-v2.0_pri, whole genome shotgun sequence contains these coding sequences:
- the KRT4 gene encoding keratin, type II cytoskeletal 4, whose protein sequence is MIARQQCVRGGPRGFSCGSAIVGGGKRGAFSSVSMSGGAGRCSPGGFGSRSLYNLRGNKSISMSVAGSRQGACFGGAGGFGTGGFGAGGFGAGFGTGGFGGGFGGSFSGKGGPGFPVCPAGGIQEVTINQSLLTPLHVEIDPEIQKVRTEEREQIKLLNNKFASFIDKVRFLEQQNKVLETKWNLLQQQTTTTSSKNLEPLFETYLSVLRKQLDTLGNDKGRLQSELKTMQDSVEDFKTKYEEEINKRTAAENDFVVLKKDVDAAYMNKVELEAKVDSLNDEINFLKVLYDAELSQMQTHVSDTSVVLSMDNNRNLDLDSIIAEVRAQYEEIAQRSKAEAEALYQTKVQQLQISVDQHGDNLKNTKSEIAELNRMIQRLRAEIENIKKQCQTLQASVADAEQRGENALKDAHSKRVELEAALQQAKEELARMLREYQELMSVKLALDIEIATYRKLLEGEEYRMSGECQSAVSISVVSGSTSTGGISGGLGSGSGFGLSSGFGSGSGSGFGFGGSVSGSSSSKIISTTTLNKRR, encoded by the exons ATGATTGCCAGACAGCAGTGTGTCCGAGGCGGGCCCCGGGGCTTCAGTTGTGGCTCGGCCATTGTAGGCGGTGGCAAGAGAGGTGCCTTCAGCTCAGTCTCCATGTCTGGAGGTGCTGGCCGATGCTCTCCTGGGGGATTTGGCAGCAGAAGCCTCTACAACCTCAGGGGGAACAAAAGCATCTCCATGAGTGTGGCTGGGTCACGACAAGGTGCCTGCTTTGGGGGTGCTGGAGGCTTTGGCACTGGTGGCTTTGGTGCCGGCGGCTTCGGAGCTGGTTTTGGCACTGGTGGCTTTGGTGGTGGATTTGGGGGCTCCTTCAGTGGTAAGGGTGGCCCTGGCTTCCCCGTCTGCCCTGCTGGGGGAATTCAGGAGGTCACCATCAACCAGAGCTTGCTCACCCCCCTCCACGTGGAGATTGACCCTGAGATCCAGAAAGTCCGGACGGAAGAGCGCGAACAGATCAAGCTCCTCAACAACAAGTTTGCCTCCTTCATCGACAAG GTGCGGTTCTTAGAGCAACAGAATAAGGTCCTGGAGACCAAATGGAACCTGCTCCAGCAGCAGACGACCACCACCTCCAGCAAAAACCTTGAGCCCCTCTTTGAGACCTACCTCAGTGTCCTGAGGAAGCAGCTAGATACCTTGGGCAATGACAAAGGGCGCCTGCAGTCTGAGCTGAAGACCATGCAGGACAGCGTGGAGGACTTCAAGACTAA GTATGAAGAGGAGATCAACAAACGCACAGCAGCCGAGAATGACTTTGTGGTCCTAAAGAAG GACGTGGATGCTGCCTACATGAACAAGGTGGagttggaggccaaggtggacagtcTTAATGACGAGATCAACTTCCTGAAGGTCCTCTATGATGCG GAGCTGTCCCAGATGCAGACCCATGTCAGCGACACGTCCGTGGTCCTTTCCATGGACAACAACCGCAACCTGGACCTGGACAGCATTATTGCTGAGGTCCGTGCCCAGTACGAGGAGATTGCCCAGAGGAGCAAGGCTGAGGCTGAAGCCCTGTACCAGACCAAG GTCCAGCAGCTCCAGATCTCggttgaccaacatggtgacaacCTGAAGAACACCAAGAGTGAAATTGCAGAGCTCAACAGGATGATCCAGAGGCTGCGGGCAGAGATCGAGAACATCAAGAAGCAG TGCCAGACTCTTCAGGCATCCGTGGCTGATGCAGAGCAGCGAGGTGAGAATGCCCTTAAAGATGCCCACAGCAAGCGCGTAGAGCTGGAGGCTGCCCTGCAGCAGGCCAAGGAGGAGCTGGCACGAATGCTGCGTGAGTACCAGGAGCTCATGAGTGTGAAGCTGGCCTTGGACATCGAGATCGCCACCTACCGCAAACTGCTGGAGGGCGAGGAGTACAG AATGTCTGGAGAATGCCAGAGTGCCGTGAGCATCT CTGTGGTCAGCGGTAGCACCAGCACTGGAGGCATCAGCGGAGGATTAGGAAGTGGCTCCGGGTTTGGCCTGAGTAGTGGCTTTGGCTCCGGCTCTGGAAGTGGCTTTGGGTTTGGTGGCAGTGTCTCTGGCAGTTCCAGCAGCAAGATCATCTCTACCACCACCCTGAACAAGAGACGATAG